In one Vulgatibacter incomptus genomic region, the following are encoded:
- a CDS encoding alpha/beta fold hydrolase, with product MEDRVSENEREGYVTAEDGTRLWYRKAGSGPVLVCQNGVGVTITFWEQIAERFAAQGYSTLLWDYRGHGRSDDPRNPKAFTLETCVEDLRLLLDRLGVERACLLGHSMGAQLGWEFYRAHPERVSGLVPALGTYRDAISTFYDLPWLAPRIFDVASVTSYAFPGLVKRLTGIPAWQPGLADRVIRKLSIVHPTLSPKDWVPGYLRHMARLDPKVFFALAKGIRDHDATDLLPRIDVPVLVVAGDRDLFCPPRVAREMAELIPSAELLVIPGGSHAALIEQPGLVDLRLRRFLRERVFPNGAAAHARLTLHEGGRAAGSVAPKKDVVDTAS from the coding sequence TTGGAGGACCGGGTCAGCGAGAACGAGCGCGAGGGCTACGTAACGGCCGAGGACGGCACCAGGCTCTGGTACCGCAAGGCCGGGAGCGGGCCGGTGCTGGTGTGCCAGAACGGGGTGGGCGTCACCATCACGTTCTGGGAGCAGATCGCCGAGCGCTTCGCCGCCCAGGGGTACTCCACGCTGCTCTGGGACTATCGGGGGCACGGGAGGTCGGACGACCCGCGCAATCCCAAGGCCTTCACCCTGGAGACCTGCGTCGAGGATCTGCGGCTCCTCCTCGATCGGCTCGGTGTGGAGCGGGCCTGCCTGCTCGGCCACTCGATGGGCGCCCAGCTCGGCTGGGAGTTCTATCGCGCGCATCCCGAGCGGGTGTCGGGCCTCGTCCCGGCACTCGGCACCTACCGCGACGCCATCTCGACCTTCTACGATCTGCCCTGGCTCGCGCCCCGGATCTTCGACGTCGCCAGCGTGACGTCCTACGCGTTCCCCGGCCTGGTGAAGCGCCTCACGGGGATCCCGGCGTGGCAGCCGGGCCTCGCCGACCGGGTGATCCGCAAGCTCTCGATCGTCCATCCCACGCTCTCACCGAAGGACTGGGTCCCCGGCTACCTCCGGCACATGGCGCGGCTCGATCCGAAGGTCTTCTTCGCGCTGGCCAAGGGGATCCGCGATCACGACGCCACCGATCTGCTGCCGCGCATCGACGTGCCGGTGCTGGTGGTGGCCGGAGACCGCGATCTCTTCTGCCCGCCGAGGGTCGCCCGCGAGATGGCGGAGCTCATCCCGTCGGCGGAGCTCCTGGTGATCCCCGGCGGATCCCACGCCGCCCTGATCGAGCAGCCCGGCCTGGTCGACCTGCGGCTCCGGCGCTTCCTCCGCGAGCGCGTCTTCCCGAACGGTGCTGCCGCCCACGCGCGCCTGACGCTGCACGAAGGCGGCCGGGCGGCGGGCTCCGTGGCGCCGAAGAAGGACGTGGTCGACACGGCGTCCTGA
- the truD gene encoding tRNA pseudouridine(13) synthase TruD: MKDSTGGSAAAGPLPFATRDLPGVPALFKAVPEDFRVDELPAYLPSGEGEHVFVRVEKRGRDTREVVAELSRALRFPERDVGVAGLKDRHAVTTQWLSLARIDPAEALTLAGEGWRVLEAARHGNKLRTGHLRGNRFRILLRGVDEAGAVRANAIAEALRQRGLPNYFGPQRFGRSGDNAEVGRLLLLGKDDPRARRALRDHRMRRFLVSAFQSGIFNRVLAARLEEGTWATPLEGDVLQKLPAGGLFVCAEPSVDLPRVASFECSITGPLPGAKVRPSPVGEPARLEDAILAETGVGPEHLAASRDAMGARRALRLPLALSIEREDNGIRLEFELPPGTYATSVIRELTKAGPPPELDGAG, encoded by the coding sequence GTGAAGGATTCCACTGGCGGCTCTGCTGCGGCGGGGCCGCTCCCGTTTGCGACCCGGGATCTCCCCGGGGTCCCCGCCCTCTTCAAGGCCGTGCCGGAGGACTTCCGGGTCGACGAGCTCCCCGCCTACCTGCCGAGCGGCGAGGGCGAGCACGTCTTCGTCCGGGTAGAGAAGCGCGGCCGTGACACCCGCGAGGTGGTCGCCGAGCTCTCACGGGCCCTGCGCTTCCCCGAGCGCGACGTGGGCGTCGCCGGGCTGAAGGATCGGCACGCCGTCACCACACAGTGGCTGAGCCTCGCGCGGATCGATCCCGCCGAAGCACTCACGCTCGCTGGCGAGGGGTGGCGGGTGCTCGAGGCGGCCCGGCACGGGAACAAGCTCCGCACCGGCCACCTCCGAGGGAACCGCTTCCGGATCCTCCTCCGCGGCGTGGACGAGGCCGGGGCCGTGCGTGCCAACGCCATCGCCGAAGCGCTCCGGCAACGGGGGCTTCCCAACTACTTCGGCCCGCAGCGCTTCGGTCGCAGCGGCGACAATGCCGAGGTCGGCCGGCTGCTCCTCCTCGGCAAGGACGATCCGCGGGCGCGCCGCGCGCTGCGGGATCACCGCATGCGCCGGTTCCTGGTGAGCGCCTTCCAGAGCGGGATCTTCAACCGCGTGCTCGCGGCGCGGCTCGAGGAAGGGACCTGGGCGACGCCGCTCGAGGGCGACGTGCTCCAGAAGCTGCCGGCCGGCGGACTATTCGTCTGCGCCGAGCCGTCGGTCGACCTCCCCAGGGTCGCGTCCTTCGAGTGCTCGATCACCGGACCGCTTCCCGGCGCGAAGGTGCGGCCCTCCCCCGTCGGCGAGCCCGCGAGGCTGGAGGACGCGATCCTCGCCGAGACCGGCGTTGGACCCGAGCACCTCGCGGCGAGCCGGGACGCCATGGGCGCCCGCAGGGCGCTGCGCCTGCCGCTCGCGCTGTCAATCGAGAGGGAGGACAACGGGATCCGGCTGGAGTTCGAGCTCCCGCCGGGCACCTACGCCACGAGCGTGATCCGGGAGCTCACGAAGGCCGGGCCGCCGCCCGAGCTGGACGGGGCGGGGTAA
- a CDS encoding c-type cytochrome codes for MRTLALGSLAPFAASLLLAPASASADWLLRGDADHGGQLFRMECASCHGVDGSGSDAWRKAITGKKELGTLPDLTDDAFMAQRSDAELRRAIRKGQGREGTIAGHAFSNLSSLDTWDLVEWLRADRLAVDDFFPGAAKFTAKGFQIDEYGAQRLNEKLKLQLAQSDLDVVVLTVYKGERKRNEGVRLVPWRPVDLDLLKVADRMGYLTFAEIAVPKTSETITVGLGLGTDGKLRKVMVRESDPAKRAAYEKILSAFVGQGGKGAQVYTAPKGLKDGDLWAKALTRAAGIAAEGVTMYEKAERSRTAFDR; via the coding sequence ATGCGCACGCTCGCTCTCGGCTCCCTCGCTCCCTTCGCAGCCTCCCTCCTCCTCGCGCCCGCCTCCGCCTCGGCGGATTGGCTCCTGCGCGGCGACGCCGATCACGGCGGCCAGCTCTTCCGCATGGAGTGCGCATCCTGCCACGGCGTGGACGGAAGCGGCTCCGACGCCTGGCGGAAGGCCATCACAGGCAAGAAGGAGCTCGGCACCCTTCCCGACCTCACCGACGACGCCTTCATGGCCCAGCGCTCCGACGCCGAGCTGCGCCGCGCGATCCGCAAGGGCCAGGGACGCGAGGGGACGATCGCCGGCCACGCGTTCTCCAACCTCTCCTCCCTGGACACCTGGGATCTGGTGGAGTGGCTCCGCGCCGACCGGCTCGCCGTCGACGACTTCTTCCCCGGCGCCGCCAAGTTCACGGCCAAGGGCTTCCAGATCGACGAGTACGGCGCCCAGCGCCTCAACGAGAAGCTCAAGCTCCAGCTGGCGCAGAGCGACCTCGATGTGGTGGTGCTCACCGTCTACAAGGGCGAGCGCAAGAGGAACGAGGGGGTCCGGCTCGTCCCGTGGCGCCCCGTGGATCTCGATCTCCTCAAGGTCGCGGACCGCATGGGCTACCTCACCTTCGCCGAGATCGCGGTCCCGAAGACGAGCGAGACGATCACGGTCGGCCTGGGCCTGGGCACGGACGGCAAGCTGCGCAAGGTGATGGTGAGGGAGTCCGATCCCGCCAAGCGCGCGGCGTACGAGAAGATCCTTTCGGCCTTCGTGGGCCAGGGCGGCAAGGGCGCCCAGGTCTACACCGCGCCGAAGGGCCTCAAGGACGGCGACCTCTGGGCGAAGGCCCTCACCCGCGCCGCGGGGATCGCCGCCGAGGGCGTGACCATGTACGAGAAGGCCGAGCGCTCGCGCACCGCCTTCGATCGCTGA
- a CDS encoding DsbA family protein, producing MRRASFSLLIAIAVLASACTREDGRAATSKVPTPEKPAPEKPAQTVKAAMSPEEAAAALPGFPMEALPSFVRDNLISAAQDEFVFDGSPYTLAGCLREDLPCKANATRGLQLLRTILNAGASRSEALTAYNRYYRSFEKAQRQTIDLAGAACRGPADAPVTVVEFSDFECPHCAAARPVLERLQAERSDLRLCFMHFPLPGHSNASSAAQATVFAQRHGKFWELHDLVFENQQRLSVEVIKELVAKVGLDPQALVRAVKADELSPIVDRQKAEGIRLGLQGTPSIFINGRKHELPLMPELLRFTIDDELRWSSNGGKWAVP from the coding sequence ATGCGCAGAGCCTCATTCTCCCTCCTCATCGCCATCGCGGTCCTCGCGTCGGCCTGCACCCGCGAGGACGGCCGTGCGGCCACCTCGAAGGTGCCGACTCCCGAAAAGCCGGCTCCCGAGAAGCCCGCTCAGACGGTGAAGGCCGCGATGAGCCCGGAGGAGGCCGCCGCGGCGCTCCCCGGCTTCCCGATGGAAGCCCTCCCCTCCTTCGTCCGGGACAACCTGATCTCGGCGGCCCAGGACGAGTTCGTCTTCGATGGCAGCCCCTACACGCTCGCCGGCTGCCTCCGGGAGGATCTCCCGTGCAAGGCCAACGCGACGCGGGGCCTTCAGCTCCTGCGGACGATCCTGAACGCGGGCGCGAGCCGCTCCGAGGCCCTCACCGCGTACAACCGCTACTACCGCTCGTTCGAGAAGGCGCAGCGGCAGACCATCGATCTCGCCGGCGCCGCCTGCCGCGGCCCCGCGGACGCTCCCGTGACCGTGGTGGAGTTCTCCGACTTCGAGTGCCCCCACTGCGCCGCCGCGAGGCCGGTCCTCGAGAGGCTGCAGGCCGAGCGGAGCGATCTGCGGCTCTGCTTCATGCACTTCCCCCTGCCCGGCCACTCGAACGCCTCGAGCGCCGCCCAGGCCACCGTCTTCGCCCAGCGCCACGGCAAGTTCTGGGAGCTCCACGACCTGGTCTTCGAGAACCAGCAGCGCCTCTCGGTGGAGGTGATCAAGGAGCTCGTCGCCAAGGTCGGCCTCGATCCCCAGGCCCTCGTCCGCGCCGTCAAGGCCGACGAGCTCAGCCCGATCGTCGACCGGCAGAAGGCCGAGGGCATTCGCCTCGGTCTGCAGGGCACCCCGTCGATCTTCATCAACGGCCGAAAGCACGAGCTCCCCTTGATGCCGGAGCTCCTTCGCTTCACCATCGACGACGAGCTCCGATGGTCGTCCAACGGCGGCAAGTGGGCCGTGCCCTGA
- a CDS encoding class I SAM-dependent methyltransferase, with protein MPTAERERSRAGILTAPPSHVPGAAAPEARGRREPLAGPDGKPWWESYFGPDYPLLYPEKTRESGEAEVRSILAALALRPAARILDVGCGAGRHVLALAKQGYRVTGLDRSPELLASAASAREAEGLSLELRLADMRSLPLENLEPVDAVLSMFTSFGYFSEAENEQVARGMAASLVPGGRLFLDLNNRELLQEANGTRTWAARPGGYLLDEFGYDTDLRRFHGRRILLADGRERRYVFDHRAWSEQEIRGLLKKAGLRVLAVYGTLERTPFNLRAPRMVVLAEKP; from the coding sequence ATGCCAACGGCCGAGCGAGAACGATCCAGGGCCGGAATTCTGACCGCGCCGCCTTCCCACGTGCCGGGCGCCGCAGCGCCGGAGGCGAGGGGCCGGCGCGAGCCTCTCGCGGGTCCTGACGGAAAGCCCTGGTGGGAGAGCTACTTCGGGCCCGACTACCCGCTGCTCTATCCCGAGAAGACGCGGGAGTCGGGGGAGGCGGAGGTCCGGTCGATCCTCGCCGCCCTCGCGCTCCGGCCCGCCGCCCGGATCCTCGACGTCGGCTGCGGGGCGGGCCGCCACGTGCTGGCGCTGGCGAAGCAGGGTTACCGGGTGACGGGCCTCGATCGCTCGCCCGAGCTCCTGGCCTCGGCGGCGAGCGCCCGTGAGGCCGAGGGCCTCTCGCTCGAGCTCCGGCTCGCGGACATGCGCAGCCTGCCCCTGGAGAACCTGGAGCCGGTCGACGCCGTGCTCTCGATGTTCACGTCCTTCGGCTATTTCTCCGAGGCCGAGAACGAGCAGGTGGCCCGGGGCATGGCCGCCTCGCTGGTGCCGGGCGGGCGGCTGTTCCTCGACCTGAACAACCGCGAGCTCCTCCAGGAGGCCAACGGTACCCGGACCTGGGCCGCTCGGCCTGGCGGCTACCTCCTGGACGAGTTCGGCTACGACACGGATCTACGGCGCTTCCACGGTAGGCGGATCCTGCTGGCCGACGGCCGCGAGCGGCGGTACGTCTTCGACCACCGCGCCTGGTCGGAGCAGGAGATCCGGGGCCTGTTGAAGAAGGCTGGGCTCCGGGTCCTGGCGGTCTACGGCACGCTGGAGAGGACGCCGTTCAACCTCCGCGCGCCGCGGATGGTGGTGCTGGCAGAGAAACCTTGA
- a CDS encoding asparaginase produces the protein MAGRRPGPLRPSSFVEALRERVPELWRIARLELEIHSNVDSSDISPALWQTLARRIHERLSAFDGVVVTHGTDTMAYTAAALSFMLRNLPRPVVLTGSQVPIGEIRTDARLNLIDAVTAAARGPELPEVVICFDSKLFRGNRSRKQKIAEYDAFASPNLPPLGGLGVEVTIAPARRPRGTFQLLDRLETRIHSLPVFPGIDPAPHVAHLANGEVKGLVVSAFGAGNFPIQGPRSLLPLFSLARDRKVPVLVTSQSERNAVALSLYESGAAALELGAIGAGDMTPEASVVKLMHAAAYGRGLAGVRRILEANVAGERTPGT, from the coding sequence ATGGCGGGCCGGCGGCCCGGCCCCTTGCGCCCCTCCTCCTTCGTCGAGGCCCTGCGCGAGCGGGTCCCCGAGCTGTGGCGGATCGCCCGGCTCGAGCTGGAGATCCACTCCAACGTCGACTCCTCGGACATCAGCCCGGCGCTCTGGCAGACGCTGGCCCGCCGCATCCACGAGAGGCTCTCCGCCTTCGACGGCGTCGTGGTCACCCACGGCACCGACACCATGGCCTACACGGCGGCGGCGCTCTCCTTCATGCTGCGGAACCTGCCGCGCCCGGTGGTCCTCACAGGCTCGCAGGTGCCCATCGGAGAGATCCGCACCGACGCGCGCCTCAACCTGATCGACGCGGTGACGGCGGCCGCCAGGGGGCCGGAGCTCCCCGAGGTGGTGATCTGCTTCGACTCGAAGCTCTTCCGCGGCAACCGGTCGCGGAAGCAAAAGATCGCCGAGTACGACGCCTTCGCCTCGCCGAACCTGCCGCCCCTCGGCGGCCTGGGGGTGGAGGTGACGATCGCGCCGGCTCGGCGCCCGCGGGGGACCTTCCAGCTCCTCGATCGCCTGGAGACGCGGATCCACTCGCTGCCGGTCTTCCCGGGGATCGATCCCGCACCCCACGTCGCGCACCTCGCGAACGGGGAGGTCAAGGGCCTGGTCGTCTCGGCCTTCGGCGCCGGGAACTTCCCGATCCAGGGGCCCCGCTCGCTGCTGCCGCTGTTCTCGCTCGCGCGGGATCGGAAGGTCCCGGTCCTCGTGACGTCCCAATCCGAGCGCAACGCGGTGGCGCTCTCGCTCTACGAGTCGGGGGCGGCGGCGCTGGAGCTCGGCGCCATCGGCGCCGGCGACATGACGCCGGAAGCCTCGGTGGTGAAGCTCATGCACGCGGCGGCCTACGGACGCGGTTTGGCGGGCGTGCGGCGGATCCTCGAGGCGAACGTCGCCGGCGAGCGCACGCCGGGGACCTGA
- a CDS encoding TPR end-of-group domain-containing protein, protein MKAAAVAGLLLLALAGCAHGAIRPDEQVLHVRSIVGVIPRGLVERSVLVEAELEAGDSIPPRVTLSFLEASGRRHAIWRGEGDATLPALEGGEALRVDEALAAVSAGAPLSSLFPRFPALPGEADHAAPIAAHAKPNAEPRKSATARTAADGIGPAPAGPIPSFALRGRLEGFRLLVERRRDPRYGEAWIAVLRGPDGDDEAEVGRIVAGDLSLAFLGPDVAALAVRTGTGSLRTEDLVVVDLWAGASRLYTERARLALEAGSLPAAEAALSRAASFEAPDPTLAFVRARFLARSGAPIGAILASLEEAIEAEPALYRMQARTAADFDPVRGDERFADLTRPRALPGSNRAGGDVPAPAEPWEWEEETPPVNQEEAPETVPDGSPIELPPPG, encoded by the coding sequence GTGAAGGCTGCCGCCGTCGCGGGCCTTCTCCTGTTGGCGCTCGCGGGCTGCGCCCACGGCGCGATCCGACCGGACGAGCAGGTCCTCCACGTGCGATCGATCGTGGGCGTGATCCCCAGGGGCCTCGTGGAGCGGAGCGTGCTCGTCGAGGCCGAGCTCGAGGCAGGCGACTCCATTCCGCCCAGGGTCACCCTCTCCTTCTTGGAGGCCTCCGGCAGGCGCCACGCCATCTGGCGGGGGGAAGGCGACGCGACCCTCCCGGCCCTCGAAGGCGGCGAGGCCCTTCGCGTGGACGAGGCCCTCGCGGCCGTCTCGGCGGGGGCGCCGCTCTCGAGCCTCTTTCCCCGGTTTCCGGCGCTGCCCGGCGAGGCCGATCACGCTGCGCCGATCGCCGCGCACGCGAAGCCGAACGCGGAGCCACGCAAGAGCGCGACCGCGAGAACCGCGGCTGACGGAATCGGGCCCGCTCCTGCGGGACCGATTCCGTCATTCGCGCTGCGGGGCAGGCTCGAGGGCTTCCGCCTGCTCGTCGAGCGCCGAAGGGACCCGCGCTACGGCGAGGCGTGGATCGCGGTGTTGCGCGGGCCCGACGGCGACGACGAGGCGGAGGTCGGGCGGATCGTCGCGGGCGATCTCTCCCTGGCCTTCCTCGGCCCTGACGTCGCCGCGCTGGCGGTCCGGACGGGCACGGGGTCGCTGAGGACCGAGGACCTCGTCGTCGTCGATCTCTGGGCCGGCGCGTCGCGGCTGTACACGGAGCGGGCGAGGCTCGCCCTCGAGGCCGGATCGCTGCCGGCGGCAGAGGCCGCGCTCTCCCGCGCCGCCTCCTTCGAGGCGCCGGACCCGACCCTGGCCTTCGTGCGGGCGCGCTTCCTGGCCCGATCCGGCGCGCCGATCGGGGCGATCCTCGCGTCCCTGGAGGAAGCGATCGAGGCGGAGCCGGCCCTCTACCGGATGCAGGCCCGGACGGCGGCGGACTTCGACCCCGTCCGCGGCGACGAGCGCTTCGCCGACCTCACTCGTCCACGCGCGCTCCCTGGGAGCAATCGGGCGGGCGGCGACGTGCCCGCCCCTGCCGAGCCGTGGGAGTGGGAGGAGGAGACACCCCCGGTGAACCAGGAGGAGGCGCCGGAGACGGTGCCCGACGGCTCGCCGATCGAGCTGCCGCCGCCAGGTTGA